catcttcagaggatctgaatcttcagatcctctgaagatgccagccacagatgcaggcgaaacgtcaggagagaatgctgctagaacacggccatacagcctggaaaccacacagcaccccagtgattccggccgtgaaagccttcgacaatacaaacgaATTACTGCTTTGAAAGTGCTGAGTTGTCTTAATAGTATGTTGTCACTGGTATCTGTTAACTGTTACTAATTCTGTGAAGCAACAAATCTTTGGAAATGgatattttttcctcaaaaaaaattaagcactATTGGCCATATTTCTGTTCTGCAGGTAAATAAAGACTTGGATAGACATGATCTTTTGCCTCTCAGCCTGAGGAAAGTTCATGCAGTGGTCCTTTAGACTACTGCGATACAAAGATTCAGAGATCTCCATTCTTTAACCTATCTGATGAGCGGAGCctggactctcaaaagcttatgccccaaaagtcttgttggcctctaaggttcTACTAGACTCAAATATACctgttttacttttaaaatgtggCTTCTCTAATTGTGATACCCCCACTGTTTTGGCTTACTAGATTACTTGTTCCTACTACTTTCACTTACTAGATTACTTGTTCCTTTTCTTGACATAACACAATACAGGAAATCGGTGGAGAGCAAATCCATTGTCAGCGCGGACTCTTCCTCCTTGTTTTTGAAAGTGTGGAGCAAGAACGATGACTCATCAAGGAGCAGTTTTGCAAGGATATAATAACGAGCTGGTGAAACACCTAGAAGACTTGAGCGTGCACAGAGAAGAACTGGACAAGCAGATCAGGCAAGCagagcaggagaaaaaggtggtcCAGGATGAAATTGAAACATTGACCGTACAACTGAGGCGCGTGTGTGAAAGCCTGACGTGGAAGAACGCCATGCAAAAGGAGCTCGATAAAATCCTGGCCGAAACAGAAGTGGCCTATGAGAAGATCTTGGAGAGTTCTAGAATTCTGctcaatgttttgaaaacagaaacTGGGAATTTAGACAAAGTGATAGCTCTGAAAAATAATGTTCCTGGGGATGGTTAAATATTTGGTCTCACCAAGACCAGGTGCAGTCAAAAGGCATCTCCAGGGAAGATGATCTCTTTGATAATCTTGCATTCGTGGCTGTTCAGCCATTCTTTCTTGTGTGCATTTCAAGGTGCACTTAAAAGGAAGGAGACCAAGTAATGCATAAAATTCTGGAAGTTTTCTAAAAAAGCATTAAATTCTTAATCTAAAATTATTGTAGTCACGAGAAGTGCCAAGAGCTGGTTCTCATTAACTATTTGTATGGGTTAACACCTCAAATAACAGAGGGATGAATGACATTGCTTTTTACCTATAATTCATGTCCTGTCATGTATAAAACTGACACAAGGACTGTTGCATCAGCAAATAAAAAGTCACTGTTATATATTTGGCTTGGATGTGCCACTGAGTACATCAACGGAGTATCACAACATCTGGTGCTGTTTTAAAGCTGAAAACCAGTGTTGGGTTGCAAACGAGCACTGCTTTGTTGGAGGATGGCAAGGGGTTTAAGATATTCCCACTGAAATAATGTCATGTTTTGTAGGCATCCACTTGTTGATTTCATAACTGTGCACGGAGAAATCTTCATTATAGCAATCATCCCAAATTTTCTTGTTTATGcatcttgtttatttttttgctttatttatagcctgcccatctcacattttttgttttaaacgtTTAAACAGGACTAAATAGGACTTAAACTAACGTTtaaaaggactaataaaaggaaacacttcttcacgcaacgtgtgattggcgtttggaatatgctgccacaggaggtggttatggccactaacctggatagctttaaaaagggcttggacagatttatggaggagaagtcgatctatggctaccaatcttgatcctccttgatctgagattgcaaatgccttagcaaaccaggtgctcaggagcagcagcagcagaaggccattgctttcacatcctgcaggtgagctcccaaaggcacctggtgagccactgcgagtagcagaatgctggactagatggactctggtctgatccagcaggctcgttcttatgttcttaaacagttTGATAAAtctttcacacccatgcatagtAATTGGGAATACTGAGGTATGAATTGTCTTGATTCTGTTCATCAACAATATATctttacacttaaggatcttttctagctccttcatggctgcccttcccagtctcaatggCCTTCTGATTTTTTTGGCTGCAGTTCCCTTTTTGGGGTGATAACTGAGCCAAGGAATAGGAAAacaaacaatttcagtttctccgTCATCAACCTTAAAGTCATGtcattccccagtagtcattacttttgtcttcttggtgtccagttgtaatcctgctttggcactttctgttttaGTCTTCATCAGTAGTCACTccaaggccccttcagcacatgcagaatgatgcactttcaatccacattcaatgcactttaaagctggattttactgtgcggaatagcaaaacccacttgctcATCTAAACAAAAGCCTTCTCAGGGTTCCAGCCTGCAAATGGGTAAGAGTGGCAACTACCTGCGCACCAGGCTTGCCAACtccggtttgggaaattcctggagtcttgggagggagctcagcagagattaGATGCAACAGTGCCTGCCCTCGAATGCTGCTATTTCTTCCAGGacaactaatctctgtagttcgGAAAGCAGTTGTTGTTCTGGGAAAACGTCAGGCTACgcatggaggttggcatccctgctGTACATGTGCATTGTTGTGGCTCCTGCTTTGATTCCCATCATTCCcatctgcattctcattttccctGATTGTGTGTCCCTATTGCTTGGGgttcttttctgcatgttttcctCCCCCTGGTGGTCAATTCTATATTACAATTGCTGTGTATCTGGGATATCTCCTTGCAGATTTAAAGTGCATGTGAATATGCCTGACGCACAGCAGCCTAAATCCAAATCAAGCActagaggaaaaggaaaaaaatcaggaaaaaaaacccaagcagtaAGGGGACACAAGTGACAGAATGCAAAAGAGCCAGGAGTTTCTCCTACATGCAGAGCaatttgtaagaacataagaacaagccagctggatcagaccaaagtccatctagtccagctctctgctactcgcagtggcccaccaggtgcctttgggagctcaccttgtAATAGGTTGCCAGGAAAAAACCTGGGGTTCCTCGCGTGAAGGATCTTTTAGAAAGCAAGTAGACACAAAAATATTTAGCTTCCAGACAGCTAAGGCATACCTCTAAAATGTTCGCTGGAGACTCGTCTCTCGTTTTGGT
This DNA window, taken from Sphaerodactylus townsendi isolate TG3544 unplaced genomic scaffold, MPM_Stown_v2.3 scaffold_1641, whole genome shotgun sequence, encodes the following:
- the LOC125424971 gene encoding Sjoegren syndrome nuclear autoantigen 1 homolog, with protein sequence MTHQGAVLQGYNNELVKHLEDLSVHREELDKQIRQAEQEKKVVQDEIETLTVQLRRVCESLTWKNAMQKELDKILAETEVAYEKILESSRILLNVLKTETGNLDKVIALKNNVPGDG